From Hippoglossus stenolepis isolate QCI-W04-F060 chromosome 6, HSTE1.2, whole genome shotgun sequence, a single genomic window includes:
- the ano11 gene encoding anoctamin-7 isoform X1, producing MRRGCAQPLVYVLKYISIHAGSKSISHCLYSTSITVFHSYLSVEPDGCRDRDEGEKSTGWCKSSAAAASFSLQQRRIMLRKGDREVLLDLDYGGEAQTTESYGSLQNGVFIPPRYLSAAAADEDMDDDDPIDHHWNTRSNQPVPQPGIYFRDGRTKIDFVLVWEVRSRRKKRGKGKSEATCEEGEAVPPEETSRSERRKAQLEQWREKFVQNLESAGLLMEKEETANEKKTIHFLKVNAPWDVMVCYAEELCLRAPLQAQPNLDLNTSARVLSRLCIPNVMTESVPNRPLDYYTCAFRKSKMSRFLGCEDQESYFTNTQRHRVVYEILTKTVYGKKKRSEVGVDRLINEGAYTAAFPLHEGPFELPKCEIRPDELNQRQVLYHYWARWFEWYKYQPLDHIREYFGEKIALYFAWLGFYTAWLLPAAVVGTLVFVSGVMSMGTNTPAKEICTSGDTYLMCPLCNTCNAWNMSEICTMAKMGYLFDHPGTVLFSVFMSFWAVTFLEYWKRKMSTLAHHWDCMDFHEEEERPRPEFAAKAPTMEQNPVTGVKEPYFPEKTRLTRMFTGSMVIIMMLCVVMIFLVTVVMCRGIIIVMMFHTESPVLRTEAGTIANISSSIVNLGLILLMGRVYTALAEQLTKWEMHRTQTQYDNAFIFKVFIFQFVNFYSSPFYVAFFKGRFVGYPTNYGTLFGMRNEDCGPGGCLIELAEQLFIIMVGKQLINNIQEFIIPKVKAWRQKRTLAKVLGGKASHEPRRWEEDYKLVECEGLFEEYLEMVLQFGFITIFVAAFPLAPLFALLNNWVEIRLDAHKFVCEYRRPVAERAQNIGVWFNILEALSHLSVIANAFLIAFTSDFLPRLLYQYKFDNELHGYVNFTLAYAPLNYTDNCRYKAYRDNNGNHTLFYWELLAVRLSFIIAFEHVVFFVLRAIDWIVPDVPESLEVKIKRERYLAKQALAENQEALLVSRNRGAATACAGTASPASHTSFGNMS from the exons ATGAGGCGGGGATGTGCGCAGCCGCTAGTGTATGTCCTGAAGTACATTTCCATTCACGCAGGCAGCAAAAGTATCAGCCACTGCCTGTATTCTACGTCCATTACGGTATTTCACAGCTATTTATCAGTGGAGCCAGACGGATGCAGAGATAGAGACGAGGGAGAGAAAAGCACAGGTTGGTGCAaatcctcagcagcagcagcctcattTTCTCTCCAGCAAAG ACGCATCATGCTGAGgaagggagacagagaagtCCTCCTGGATCTGGACTATGGAGGCGAAGCACAAACCACCGAGAGCTATGGGAGTCTGCAGAACGGAGTCTTCATCCCACCAAGATAT ctttcagcagcagctgctgacgAAGATATGGACGATGACGATCCCATTGACCATCACTGGAATACAAGAAGTAACCAGCCAGTTCCACAGCCGGGGATATACTTCAGAGACGGAAGAACTAAAATTG ACTTCGTGCTGGTGTGGGAGGTTCGCTCGCGGAGGAAGAAGCGAGGGAAGGGGAAGAGTGAGGCGACCTGCGAGGAGGGGGAGGCCGTGCCCCCCGAGGAGACCAGCCGCTCTGAGCGAAGGAAGGCCCAGCTGGAACAGTGGAGGGAGAAGTTTGTTCAGAACCTGGAGAGTGCTGGACTGCTCATGGAAAAG GAGGAAACAgcgaatgaaaagaaaacaatacacTTTCTGAAAGTGAATGCTCCCTGGGATGTGATGGTGTGTTATGCTGAGGAACTCTGTCTGAGAGCTCCATTACAG GCACAGCCAAATCTGGATTTAAACACATCTGCTCGGGTACTGAGCAGACTATGCATACCTAATGTAATGACAGAGTCGGTGCCAAACAGGCCACTGGACTATTACACATGTGCATTTCGCAAGTCGAAGATGAGCAG ATTCCTCGGCTGTGAGGACCAGGAATCCTACTTCACTAATACACAGAGACACCGTGTT gTGTATGAGATTCTTACCAAGACGGTTTACGGCAAAAAGAAGAGGTCTGAAGTTGGCGTGGACAGACTGATAAACGAAGGGGCGTACACTGCAGCGTTCCCCCTGCATGAG GGCCCTTTTGAACTTCCTAAGTGTGAGATCCGTCCTGATGAACTCAACCAGAGGCAGGTTCTTTACCACTACTGGGCCCGCTGGTTCGAATGGTACAAGTACCAACCTCTGGACCACATCAGGGAGTACTTTGGAGAGAAGATTGCACTCTACTTTGCATGGCTGG GTTTCTACACAGCCTGGCTGCTGCCGGCAGCAGTGGTCGGAACTCTAGTCTTTGTTTCTGGAGTCATGTCCATGGGTACCAACACACCAGC GAAGGAAATCTGTACGAGTGGAGACACTTATCTGATGTGTCCTCTCTGTAACACCTGTAACGCCTGGAACATGTCTGAAATCTGCACCATGGCTAAG ATGGGCTACTTATTCGACCACCCGGGTACGGTCCTCTTCAGTGTGTTCATGTCGTTCTGGGCCGTAACCTTTCTGGAGTACTGGAAGCGAAAGATGTCCACCCTGGCCCATCACTGGGACTGCATGGACTTCCATGAAGAAGAG GAGCGTCCTCGGCCAGAGTTTGCAGCGAAGGCCCCGACTATGGAGCAGAACCCAGTGACTGGGGTCAAAGAGCCCTACTTTCCAGAAAAAACCAGGCTGACCCGCATGTTCACAGGCTCCATGGTCATCATAATGATG CTGTGTGTGGTGATGATCTTCCTGGTGACGGTGGTCATGTGCCGCGGTATCATCATTGTGATGATGTTCCACACTGAGAGCCCGGTCCTGCGTACAGAG GCAGGGACCATAGCCAACATCTCCAGCAGTATCGTGAATCTGGGCCTCATCCTGTTGATGGGCCGGGTCTACACTGCTTTAGCAGAGCAGCTCACTAAATGGG AGATGCACAGAACACAAACCCAGTATGACAATGCCTTCATCTTCAAGGTGTTCATCTTCCAGTTTGTCAACTTCTACTCTTCTCCTTTCTACGTGGCTTTCTTTAAAGGAAG GTTTGTTGGTTACCCGACCAACTATGGGACCTTGTTTGGGATGAGAAATGAGGAT TGTGGTCCTGGGGGTTGTCTCATTGAACTGGCTGAACaactcttcatcatcatggtGGGAAAGCAACTCATCAACAACATCCAGGAGTTCATTATCCC TAAAGTGAAGGCCTGGCGCCAGAAGAGAACTTTGGCCAAGGTTCTGGGGGGTAAGGCATCCCATGAGCCTCGGCGCTGGGAGGAAGATTACAAGCTGGTGGAGTGTGAAGGCCTCTTTGAAGAGTATCTGGAAATGG TGCTCCAGTTCGGGTTCATCACCATCTTCGTGGCTGCCTTCCCCCTCGCTCCGCTCTTCGCCCTCCTCAACAACTGGGTGGAAATCCGTTTGGACGCGCACAAGTTTGTGTGCGAGTATCGGAGGCCGGTGGCCGAGCGTGCCCAGAACATCGGAGTGTGGTTCAACATACTGGAAGCCCTGTCGCACTTGTCTGTCATCGCCAAT GCTTTTCTAATAGCCTTCACGTCCGATTTCTTACCTCGTCTGCTCTACCAGTACAAATTCGATAATGAGCTCCACGGATACGTCAACTTTACCTTGGCTTACGCCCCACTTAACTACACTGACAACTGCAG ataTAAAGCGTACAGAGACAACAATGGAAACCACACACTATTCTACTGGGAGCTCCTCGCTGTCAGACTTAGTTTCATCATTGCTTTTGAG CACGTGGTGTTCTTTGTGCTGCGAGCCATCGACTGGATCGTACCTGACGTCCCTGAGTCGCTGGAGGTGAAGATCAAGAGGGAGCGCTACCTGGCCAAGCAAGCTCTGGCTGAAAACCAGGAGGCTCTGTTGGTGAGTCGAAACCGAGGGGCTGCCACTGCCTGTGCGGGCACTGCTAGCCCAG CAAGCCACACGTCCTTTGGAAACATGAGTTAG
- the ano11 gene encoding anoctamin-7 isoform X2: protein MRRGCAQPLVYVLKYISIHAGSKSISHCLYSTSITVFHSYLSVEPDGCRDRDEGEKSTGWCKSSAAAASFSLQQRRIMLRKGDREVLLDLDYGGEAQTTESYGSLQNGVFIPPRYLSAAAADEDMDDDDPIDHHWNTRSNQPVPQPGIYFRDGRTKIDFVLVWEVRSRRKKRGKGKSEATCEEGEAVPPEETSRSERRKAQLEQWREKFVQNLESAGLLMEKEETANEKKTIHFLKVNAPWDVMVCYAEELCLRAPLQAQPNLDLNTSARVLSRLCIPNVMTESVPNRPLDYYTCAFRKSKMSRFLGCEDQESYFTNTQRHRVVYEILTKTVYGKKKRSEVGVDRLINEGAYTAAFPLHEGPFELPKCEIRPDELNQRQVLYHYWARWFEWYKYQPLDHIREYFGEKIALYFAWLGFYTAWLLPAAVVGTLVFVSGVMSMGTNTPAKEICTSGDTYLMCPLCNTCNAWNMSEICTMAKMGYLFDHPGTVLFSVFMSFWAVTFLEYWKRKMSTLAHHWDCMDFHEEEERPRPEFAAKAPTMEQNPVTGVKEPYFPEKTRLTRMFTGSMVIIMMLCVVMIFLVTVVMCRGIIIVMMFHTESPVLRTEAGTIANISSSIVNLGLILLMGRVYTALAEQLTKWEMHRTQTQYDNAFIFKVFIFQFVNFYSSPFYVAFFKGRFVGYPTNYGTLFGMRNEDCGPGGCLIELAEQLFIIMVGKQLINNIQEFIIPKVKAWRQKRTLAKVLGGKASHEPRRWEEDYKLVECEGLFEEYLEMVLQFGFITIFVAAFPLAPLFALLNNWVEIRLDAHKFVCEYRRPVAERAQNIGVWFNILEALSHLSVIANAFLIAFTSDFLPRLLYQYKFDNELHGYVNFTLAYAPLNYTDNCRYKAYRDNNGNHTLFYWELLAVRLSFIIAFEHVVFFVLRAIDWIVPDVPESLEVKIKRERYLAKQALAENQEALLQATRPLET, encoded by the exons ATGAGGCGGGGATGTGCGCAGCCGCTAGTGTATGTCCTGAAGTACATTTCCATTCACGCAGGCAGCAAAAGTATCAGCCACTGCCTGTATTCTACGTCCATTACGGTATTTCACAGCTATTTATCAGTGGAGCCAGACGGATGCAGAGATAGAGACGAGGGAGAGAAAAGCACAGGTTGGTGCAaatcctcagcagcagcagcctcattTTCTCTCCAGCAAAG ACGCATCATGCTGAGgaagggagacagagaagtCCTCCTGGATCTGGACTATGGAGGCGAAGCACAAACCACCGAGAGCTATGGGAGTCTGCAGAACGGAGTCTTCATCCCACCAAGATAT ctttcagcagcagctgctgacgAAGATATGGACGATGACGATCCCATTGACCATCACTGGAATACAAGAAGTAACCAGCCAGTTCCACAGCCGGGGATATACTTCAGAGACGGAAGAACTAAAATTG ACTTCGTGCTGGTGTGGGAGGTTCGCTCGCGGAGGAAGAAGCGAGGGAAGGGGAAGAGTGAGGCGACCTGCGAGGAGGGGGAGGCCGTGCCCCCCGAGGAGACCAGCCGCTCTGAGCGAAGGAAGGCCCAGCTGGAACAGTGGAGGGAGAAGTTTGTTCAGAACCTGGAGAGTGCTGGACTGCTCATGGAAAAG GAGGAAACAgcgaatgaaaagaaaacaatacacTTTCTGAAAGTGAATGCTCCCTGGGATGTGATGGTGTGTTATGCTGAGGAACTCTGTCTGAGAGCTCCATTACAG GCACAGCCAAATCTGGATTTAAACACATCTGCTCGGGTACTGAGCAGACTATGCATACCTAATGTAATGACAGAGTCGGTGCCAAACAGGCCACTGGACTATTACACATGTGCATTTCGCAAGTCGAAGATGAGCAG ATTCCTCGGCTGTGAGGACCAGGAATCCTACTTCACTAATACACAGAGACACCGTGTT gTGTATGAGATTCTTACCAAGACGGTTTACGGCAAAAAGAAGAGGTCTGAAGTTGGCGTGGACAGACTGATAAACGAAGGGGCGTACACTGCAGCGTTCCCCCTGCATGAG GGCCCTTTTGAACTTCCTAAGTGTGAGATCCGTCCTGATGAACTCAACCAGAGGCAGGTTCTTTACCACTACTGGGCCCGCTGGTTCGAATGGTACAAGTACCAACCTCTGGACCACATCAGGGAGTACTTTGGAGAGAAGATTGCACTCTACTTTGCATGGCTGG GTTTCTACACAGCCTGGCTGCTGCCGGCAGCAGTGGTCGGAACTCTAGTCTTTGTTTCTGGAGTCATGTCCATGGGTACCAACACACCAGC GAAGGAAATCTGTACGAGTGGAGACACTTATCTGATGTGTCCTCTCTGTAACACCTGTAACGCCTGGAACATGTCTGAAATCTGCACCATGGCTAAG ATGGGCTACTTATTCGACCACCCGGGTACGGTCCTCTTCAGTGTGTTCATGTCGTTCTGGGCCGTAACCTTTCTGGAGTACTGGAAGCGAAAGATGTCCACCCTGGCCCATCACTGGGACTGCATGGACTTCCATGAAGAAGAG GAGCGTCCTCGGCCAGAGTTTGCAGCGAAGGCCCCGACTATGGAGCAGAACCCAGTGACTGGGGTCAAAGAGCCCTACTTTCCAGAAAAAACCAGGCTGACCCGCATGTTCACAGGCTCCATGGTCATCATAATGATG CTGTGTGTGGTGATGATCTTCCTGGTGACGGTGGTCATGTGCCGCGGTATCATCATTGTGATGATGTTCCACACTGAGAGCCCGGTCCTGCGTACAGAG GCAGGGACCATAGCCAACATCTCCAGCAGTATCGTGAATCTGGGCCTCATCCTGTTGATGGGCCGGGTCTACACTGCTTTAGCAGAGCAGCTCACTAAATGGG AGATGCACAGAACACAAACCCAGTATGACAATGCCTTCATCTTCAAGGTGTTCATCTTCCAGTTTGTCAACTTCTACTCTTCTCCTTTCTACGTGGCTTTCTTTAAAGGAAG GTTTGTTGGTTACCCGACCAACTATGGGACCTTGTTTGGGATGAGAAATGAGGAT TGTGGTCCTGGGGGTTGTCTCATTGAACTGGCTGAACaactcttcatcatcatggtGGGAAAGCAACTCATCAACAACATCCAGGAGTTCATTATCCC TAAAGTGAAGGCCTGGCGCCAGAAGAGAACTTTGGCCAAGGTTCTGGGGGGTAAGGCATCCCATGAGCCTCGGCGCTGGGAGGAAGATTACAAGCTGGTGGAGTGTGAAGGCCTCTTTGAAGAGTATCTGGAAATGG TGCTCCAGTTCGGGTTCATCACCATCTTCGTGGCTGCCTTCCCCCTCGCTCCGCTCTTCGCCCTCCTCAACAACTGGGTGGAAATCCGTTTGGACGCGCACAAGTTTGTGTGCGAGTATCGGAGGCCGGTGGCCGAGCGTGCCCAGAACATCGGAGTGTGGTTCAACATACTGGAAGCCCTGTCGCACTTGTCTGTCATCGCCAAT GCTTTTCTAATAGCCTTCACGTCCGATTTCTTACCTCGTCTGCTCTACCAGTACAAATTCGATAATGAGCTCCACGGATACGTCAACTTTACCTTGGCTTACGCCCCACTTAACTACACTGACAACTGCAG ataTAAAGCGTACAGAGACAACAATGGAAACCACACACTATTCTACTGGGAGCTCCTCGCTGTCAGACTTAGTTTCATCATTGCTTTTGAG CACGTGGTGTTCTTTGTGCTGCGAGCCATCGACTGGATCGTACCTGACGTCCCTGAGTCGCTGGAGGTGAAGATCAAGAGGGAGCGCTACCTGGCCAAGCAAGCTCTGGCTGAAAACCAGGAGGCTCTGTTG CAAGCCACACGTCCTTTGGAAACATGA
- the ano11 gene encoding anoctamin-7 isoform X3: MLRKGDREVLLDLDYGGEAQTTESYGSLQNGVFIPPRYLSAAAADEDMDDDDPIDHHWNTRSNQPVPQPGIYFRDGRTKIDFVLVWEVRSRRKKRGKGKSEATCEEGEAVPPEETSRSERRKAQLEQWREKFVQNLESAGLLMEKEETANEKKTIHFLKVNAPWDVMVCYAEELCLRAPLQAQPNLDLNTSARVLSRLCIPNVMTESVPNRPLDYYTCAFRKSKMSRFLGCEDQESYFTNTQRHRVVYEILTKTVYGKKKRSEVGVDRLINEGAYTAAFPLHEGPFELPKCEIRPDELNQRQVLYHYWARWFEWYKYQPLDHIREYFGEKIALYFAWLGFYTAWLLPAAVVGTLVFVSGVMSMGTNTPAKEICTSGDTYLMCPLCNTCNAWNMSEICTMAKMGYLFDHPGTVLFSVFMSFWAVTFLEYWKRKMSTLAHHWDCMDFHEEEERPRPEFAAKAPTMEQNPVTGVKEPYFPEKTRLTRMFTGSMVIIMMLCVVMIFLVTVVMCRGIIIVMMFHTESPVLRTEAGTIANISSSIVNLGLILLMGRVYTALAEQLTKWEMHRTQTQYDNAFIFKVFIFQFVNFYSSPFYVAFFKGRFVGYPTNYGTLFGMRNEDCGPGGCLIELAEQLFIIMVGKQLINNIQEFIIPKVKAWRQKRTLAKVLGGKASHEPRRWEEDYKLVECEGLFEEYLEMVLQFGFITIFVAAFPLAPLFALLNNWVEIRLDAHKFVCEYRRPVAERAQNIGVWFNILEALSHLSVIANAFLIAFTSDFLPRLLYQYKFDNELHGYVNFTLAYAPLNYTDNCRYKAYRDNNGNHTLFYWELLAVRLSFIIAFEHVVFFVLRAIDWIVPDVPESLEVKIKRERYLAKQALAENQEALLVSRNRGAATACAGTASPASHTSFGNMS, encoded by the exons ATGCTGAGgaagggagacagagaagtCCTCCTGGATCTGGACTATGGAGGCGAAGCACAAACCACCGAGAGCTATGGGAGTCTGCAGAACGGAGTCTTCATCCCACCAAGATAT ctttcagcagcagctgctgacgAAGATATGGACGATGACGATCCCATTGACCATCACTGGAATACAAGAAGTAACCAGCCAGTTCCACAGCCGGGGATATACTTCAGAGACGGAAGAACTAAAATTG ACTTCGTGCTGGTGTGGGAGGTTCGCTCGCGGAGGAAGAAGCGAGGGAAGGGGAAGAGTGAGGCGACCTGCGAGGAGGGGGAGGCCGTGCCCCCCGAGGAGACCAGCCGCTCTGAGCGAAGGAAGGCCCAGCTGGAACAGTGGAGGGAGAAGTTTGTTCAGAACCTGGAGAGTGCTGGACTGCTCATGGAAAAG GAGGAAACAgcgaatgaaaagaaaacaatacacTTTCTGAAAGTGAATGCTCCCTGGGATGTGATGGTGTGTTATGCTGAGGAACTCTGTCTGAGAGCTCCATTACAG GCACAGCCAAATCTGGATTTAAACACATCTGCTCGGGTACTGAGCAGACTATGCATACCTAATGTAATGACAGAGTCGGTGCCAAACAGGCCACTGGACTATTACACATGTGCATTTCGCAAGTCGAAGATGAGCAG ATTCCTCGGCTGTGAGGACCAGGAATCCTACTTCACTAATACACAGAGACACCGTGTT gTGTATGAGATTCTTACCAAGACGGTTTACGGCAAAAAGAAGAGGTCTGAAGTTGGCGTGGACAGACTGATAAACGAAGGGGCGTACACTGCAGCGTTCCCCCTGCATGAG GGCCCTTTTGAACTTCCTAAGTGTGAGATCCGTCCTGATGAACTCAACCAGAGGCAGGTTCTTTACCACTACTGGGCCCGCTGGTTCGAATGGTACAAGTACCAACCTCTGGACCACATCAGGGAGTACTTTGGAGAGAAGATTGCACTCTACTTTGCATGGCTGG GTTTCTACACAGCCTGGCTGCTGCCGGCAGCAGTGGTCGGAACTCTAGTCTTTGTTTCTGGAGTCATGTCCATGGGTACCAACACACCAGC GAAGGAAATCTGTACGAGTGGAGACACTTATCTGATGTGTCCTCTCTGTAACACCTGTAACGCCTGGAACATGTCTGAAATCTGCACCATGGCTAAG ATGGGCTACTTATTCGACCACCCGGGTACGGTCCTCTTCAGTGTGTTCATGTCGTTCTGGGCCGTAACCTTTCTGGAGTACTGGAAGCGAAAGATGTCCACCCTGGCCCATCACTGGGACTGCATGGACTTCCATGAAGAAGAG GAGCGTCCTCGGCCAGAGTTTGCAGCGAAGGCCCCGACTATGGAGCAGAACCCAGTGACTGGGGTCAAAGAGCCCTACTTTCCAGAAAAAACCAGGCTGACCCGCATGTTCACAGGCTCCATGGTCATCATAATGATG CTGTGTGTGGTGATGATCTTCCTGGTGACGGTGGTCATGTGCCGCGGTATCATCATTGTGATGATGTTCCACACTGAGAGCCCGGTCCTGCGTACAGAG GCAGGGACCATAGCCAACATCTCCAGCAGTATCGTGAATCTGGGCCTCATCCTGTTGATGGGCCGGGTCTACACTGCTTTAGCAGAGCAGCTCACTAAATGGG AGATGCACAGAACACAAACCCAGTATGACAATGCCTTCATCTTCAAGGTGTTCATCTTCCAGTTTGTCAACTTCTACTCTTCTCCTTTCTACGTGGCTTTCTTTAAAGGAAG GTTTGTTGGTTACCCGACCAACTATGGGACCTTGTTTGGGATGAGAAATGAGGAT TGTGGTCCTGGGGGTTGTCTCATTGAACTGGCTGAACaactcttcatcatcatggtGGGAAAGCAACTCATCAACAACATCCAGGAGTTCATTATCCC TAAAGTGAAGGCCTGGCGCCAGAAGAGAACTTTGGCCAAGGTTCTGGGGGGTAAGGCATCCCATGAGCCTCGGCGCTGGGAGGAAGATTACAAGCTGGTGGAGTGTGAAGGCCTCTTTGAAGAGTATCTGGAAATGG TGCTCCAGTTCGGGTTCATCACCATCTTCGTGGCTGCCTTCCCCCTCGCTCCGCTCTTCGCCCTCCTCAACAACTGGGTGGAAATCCGTTTGGACGCGCACAAGTTTGTGTGCGAGTATCGGAGGCCGGTGGCCGAGCGTGCCCAGAACATCGGAGTGTGGTTCAACATACTGGAAGCCCTGTCGCACTTGTCTGTCATCGCCAAT GCTTTTCTAATAGCCTTCACGTCCGATTTCTTACCTCGTCTGCTCTACCAGTACAAATTCGATAATGAGCTCCACGGATACGTCAACTTTACCTTGGCTTACGCCCCACTTAACTACACTGACAACTGCAG ataTAAAGCGTACAGAGACAACAATGGAAACCACACACTATTCTACTGGGAGCTCCTCGCTGTCAGACTTAGTTTCATCATTGCTTTTGAG CACGTGGTGTTCTTTGTGCTGCGAGCCATCGACTGGATCGTACCTGACGTCCCTGAGTCGCTGGAGGTGAAGATCAAGAGGGAGCGCTACCTGGCCAAGCAAGCTCTGGCTGAAAACCAGGAGGCTCTGTTGGTGAGTCGAAACCGAGGGGCTGCCACTGCCTGTGCGGGCACTGCTAGCCCAG CAAGCCACACGTCCTTTGGAAACATGAGTTAG